A region from the Candidatus Thorarchaeota archaeon genome encodes:
- a CDS encoding dihydroorotate dehydrogenase electron transfer subunit: MNIESLTGGPRSVQIVNIVKENAHDRTIFFKDPDMTFSPGQFLMVWVSKVDEIPLSISYFQDGLVGLTIRPIGSATKAIVSLAHNDLIGIRGPFGHPFDLDCPSPLIVGGGIGTAPLRPVIQHFVELGTEITVVIGARTKDELLFIEEMQQLEGDGVRLIITTDDGSAGMKGFVTMAVAQVLSESDIHTLYTCGPEPMMVALWRMAMDHDIRFQASLERYMKCGCGLCGTCALDPTGELVCVDGPVFSGEQLRNITEFGNYHRDSTGVKQNF, encoded by the coding sequence ATGAACATCGAATCTTTGACTGGTGGCCCTCGGTCTGTCCAAATTGTGAATATTGTTAAAGAGAATGCCCATGATCGTACGATATTCTTCAAAGATCCGGATATGACTTTTTCACCAGGGCAATTTCTCATGGTCTGGGTGTCGAAAGTTGATGAGATTCCCCTCAGCATCTCCTATTTTCAGGATGGCCTTGTTGGGTTGACCATTCGCCCCATCGGATCTGCAACTAAGGCTATCGTTTCCTTGGCGCATAATGACCTGATTGGCATTCGTGGACCTTTTGGCCACCCTTTTGATCTTGATTGTCCATCCCCTCTCATAGTTGGTGGGGGTATTGGAACTGCTCCACTGCGTCCGGTGATTCAACACTTTGTGGAACTGGGTACAGAGATCACGGTTGTTATTGGTGCTCGGACTAAGGACGAGCTTCTTTTCATTGAAGAGATGCAGCAGCTTGAAGGGGATGGGGTTCGGCTCATAATAACAACAGATGATGGTTCTGCTGGCATGAAAGGTTTTGTGACAATGGCTGTGGCGCAAGTCCTCTCTGAATCAGATATTCATACACTTTACACATGTGGACCTGAACCGATGATGGTCGCCCTATGGCGTATGGCTATGGATCATGATATTCGTTTTCAGGCCTCTCTTGAACGATATATGAAGTGTGGCTGTGGGCTCTGCGGGACCTGTGCTCTAGATCCTACCGGGGAACTTGTCTGTGTAGATGGGCCTGTGTTCTCTGGAGAGCAGTTACGAAACATTACCGAGTTTGGTAACTATC
- a CDS encoding dihydroorotate dehydrogenase, translating into MKIEGYWLASGLLGVTASILRRIAENGADVVVTKSIGFHPRKGHPGPIITVSHGGLLNAVGLTNPGIEAFKDELALLKEWGIPFVLSIFGSTIDDIERVAEHALTLDPLALELNLSCPHAEISQIAHNPNLTHDYVRAVKDIVDCPVFAKLTPNASDIVQIGMAAEKAGADAVVAINTVRGMRIDIDQRVPVLGNITGGLSGPPIFPIALRCVFDLSRALSIPIIGVGGVATWQDAVEMHLAGASAIQIGTAVLEGLDVFKRIKMGVSEYLQQEGFSSVSDIVGLSWRNL; encoded by the coding sequence TTGAAGATTGAAGGCTATTGGCTTGCCTCTGGACTACTTGGGGTAACAGCCTCGATACTGCGTCGGATTGCCGAAAATGGGGCAGATGTAGTCGTAACAAAATCAATTGGGTTTCACCCGCGAAAAGGGCATCCTGGTCCGATCATCACGGTTTCTCATGGTGGTCTTCTCAATGCGGTTGGCCTGACTAATCCCGGCATTGAAGCCTTCAAGGACGAATTGGCTCTTCTCAAGGAATGGGGGATTCCCTTCGTCCTGAGCATCTTTGGCTCGACTATTGATGATATTGAGCGTGTTGCCGAGCATGCTCTCACACTGGACCCACTTGCCCTTGAACTCAATCTTTCCTGTCCCCATGCCGAGATCAGTCAGATTGCACATAATCCGAATCTTACGCACGACTATGTTCGTGCCGTAAAAGACATTGTTGATTGTCCAGTCTTTGCCAAACTGACTCCAAACGCATCGGACATCGTACAGATTGGGATGGCTGCGGAAAAAGCCGGTGCAGATGCAGTTGTTGCAATTAATACCGTTCGAGGAATGCGTATTGATATTGATCAAAGAGTTCCTGTATTAGGCAATATCACTGGTGGCCTTTCAGGCCCACCAATATTCCCAATTGCCCTCCGTTGTGTGTTCGATCTGTCTAGGGCACTCTCCATTCCTATTATTGGAGTCGGTGGTGTGGCAACGTGGCAGGATGCAGTGGAGATGCATCTTGCGGGTGCAAGTGCCATTCAGATTGGTACAGCCGTACTTGAAGGACTTGATGTCTTCAAGCGAATTAAGATGGGTGTGAGCGAGTATCTACAACAAGAGGGGTTCAGTTCGGTATCAGATATAGTAGGTCTATCATGGAGGAACCTTTGA
- a CDS encoding fibrillarin-like rRNA/tRNA 2'-O-methyltransferase produces MSVLPTSFGGVFKIKDKDRESLATRSLVKNQSVYGEKVFDIEDYSYRLWSTRRSKLAAAIKKGLHELPIQLGSHVLYLGAASGTTVSHISDIVGEEGVVYAVEFSPISARDLVFLAESRSNIIPIVDDARRPTNYTSIVTGSIDVVYQDVAQPDQARILFDNIRTFCSLGAWAMIAIKARSIDSVSETRQVFDREVGSLQESGLDVIERVNLTPYERDHEMVLLRVTEDL; encoded by the coding sequence ATGAGCGTTCTACCCACCTCATTTGGAGGGGTATTTAAAATAAAGGACAAAGACCGTGAATCGTTGGCCACAAGAAGTCTGGTCAAAAATCAGAGCGTCTATGGAGAGAAGGTCTTCGATATAGAGGACTATAGTTACAGATTGTGGTCCACTCGTAGATCAAAACTTGCAGCCGCCATAAAAAAGGGTCTCCACGAGTTGCCAATTCAACTAGGGTCTCATGTGCTCTATCTGGGTGCTGCATCAGGTACCACTGTCAGTCACATTTCAGACATCGTCGGGGAAGAGGGAGTCGTATACGCAGTGGAGTTTTCACCCATATCGGCGAGGGATTTGGTGTTTCTTGCCGAGTCGAGATCGAATATCATCCCAATAGTTGATGATGCCCGACGCCCCACAAATTACACCTCAATAGTGACAGGTTCAATCGATGTGGTCTATCAAGATGTGGCGCAACCAGATCAGGCAAGAATCTTGTTCGATAATATACGAACCTTCTGCTCTCTTGGCGCATGGGCAATGATAGCAATCAAAGCACGAAGTATCGATTCTGTGTCAGAAACAAGACAAGTGTTCGATAGAGAAGTGGGAAGTTTACAGGAGTCAGGATTGGATGTGATTGAGAGAGTCAATCTCACTCCGTATGAGCGAGATCATGAGATGGTACTACTACGAGTCACGGAGGATCTGTGA
- a CDS encoding DUF61 family protein, with protein sequence MGSFFERVLEREIDSINDHLPSESVPLAELVDSERPSYKTRDGIDSHFRREEIEFLANETPQQFQTDITLPIVILRRMDLGKGIHTIAGGKATLFLIHRVLGDVDLEWEDLARVRLDNSFARLQVQVIRRRLPTTTCMGIVHSGAHTRKSMQ encoded by the coding sequence ATGGGGTCATTTTTTGAACGTGTACTTGAGAGAGAGATAGATTCTATTAACGACCATTTACCATCTGAGAGCGTTCCTTTGGCGGAACTTGTGGACAGCGAACGCCCGAGTTATAAGACACGGGACGGAATAGACTCGCATTTTAGAAGAGAAGAGATCGAGTTCTTAGCCAATGAGACCCCTCAACAATTTCAGACAGACATCACTCTACCAATCGTGATCCTTCGCAGAATGGACCTGGGCAAAGGAATACATACTATTGCAGGAGGAAAAGCGACACTATTCTTGATCCATCGAGTGCTAGGAGATGTTGACCTAGAATGGGAAGATTTGGCGCGGGTAAGACTGGACAATTCTTTTGCGCGTCTGCAGGTGCAAGTTATCCGAAGAAGACTCCCCACGACCACATGTATGGGGATTGTACATTCAGGTGCACACACTCGCAAATCTATGCAATAA
- a CDS encoding transcriptional regulator: protein MTRARNQLIEEVSTQLEEAGFNLSSSCDVRPSCFDLVARRGDQLVLIKILNNIDALTKEDAQALQMVAQFFDAIPLVIGVKTRRGTLEPDIVYKRYGVPTITPVSLQRIIAEKDLPKEYVQRGGRFVAIDGSKLREIRTERRITQQELAECVQVSARAILAYERDEMDVSSDVAERLEKVLETDLIIPIDVLREKAQAQLTQSMPIDSISDLEKRVNEFFERLGMSVLWTDRAPFHVAAKEDGPPLMSGVGSLRSWALKKRVEIIKSVSKVTEANAVLIVEEGKSEECVSDVPVIRQLELSEIEKPRELKKIISERAEH, encoded by the coding sequence ATGACCAGAGCCCGTAACCAACTGATTGAGGAGGTCTCAACTCAATTAGAGGAGGCTGGGTTCAATCTGTCATCGTCCTGTGATGTGAGACCCAGCTGTTTTGATCTTGTTGCACGAAGGGGCGACCAACTGGTCCTAATAAAGATCCTAAACAATATTGATGCCTTGACAAAAGAAGATGCACAAGCTCTACAGATGGTTGCACAATTCTTTGATGCAATACCACTTGTAATTGGGGTCAAGACCAGAAGGGGCACATTGGAACCGGATATTGTGTACAAGAGGTATGGAGTACCGACTATTACCCCGGTCAGTCTTCAGAGAATTATAGCAGAGAAAGACCTGCCAAAGGAGTATGTCCAACGCGGTGGGCGGTTCGTAGCAATTGATGGGTCCAAGCTTCGAGAGATCAGGACTGAACGGAGAATCACACAACAGGAGCTAGCAGAGTGTGTACAAGTTTCTGCAAGAGCCATTCTAGCATACGAGCGCGATGAAATGGATGTAAGCTCGGATGTTGCCGAACGTCTTGAGAAAGTTCTTGAAACAGACCTGATCATTCCTATTGATGTACTTCGTGAAAAGGCCCAAGCCCAATTGACTCAATCAATGCCAATTGACTCCATATCAGACCTAGAGAAACGAGTCAACGAGTTCTTCGAGCGCTTAGGAATGAGTGTTTTATGGACTGATCGAGCACCATTCCATGTTGCTGCAAAAGAAGATGGGCCACCTCTGATGTCAGGTGTAGGGTCTTTGAGAAGCTGGGCATTGAAAAAACGGGTCGAGATAATCAAGAGCGTTTCAAAGGTCACTGAGGCTAATGCAGTTCTCATTGTCGAAGAGGGAAAGTCAGAAGAGTGCGTATCAGATGTACCAGTCATCCGGCAACTGGAATTGTCCGAGATCGAGAAACCTCGTGAATTAAAGAAGATAATCTCGGAACGTGCTGAACACTAG
- the rnhB gene encoding ribonuclease HII, whose product MSVKKPHELIAGIDEAGRGPVIGPLVVCGIAVSSVHLSEIEQIGVKDSKCLTPRRREVLALQIRKIADHIVIRSIPALQIDSSRGAGVSLNSIEADAFASVVRELHPTIAYMDAADVNSNRFARTVAERSGLSVSDCQFIAEHRADSTYPIVSAASIIAKVIRDTEIQRLHEIYGDFGSGYPSDPKTIAFVRSIIASQAKLPQIVRKSWKSIERITMAVHGHQATIEDF is encoded by the coding sequence ATGAGCGTCAAAAAACCCCATGAACTAATCGCCGGGATTGATGAAGCTGGGCGCGGGCCCGTGATTGGTCCTTTAGTGGTATGCGGAATTGCTGTATCATCTGTGCATCTATCAGAGATCGAGCAGATTGGCGTTAAAGACTCCAAGTGTTTAACTCCGCGCCGAAGAGAAGTGCTGGCCCTTCAGATACGAAAAATTGCTGATCACATTGTGATTCGTAGCATCCCGGCCCTTCAGATTGACTCCTCACGTGGAGCCGGGGTTTCACTAAATAGTATTGAAGCTGATGCATTTGCCTCCGTTGTTAGAGAGTTGCATCCTACTATTGCTTACATGGATGCAGCAGATGTAAACTCTAATCGCTTTGCACGGACTGTTGCTGAACGTTCTGGGTTGTCTGTTTCCGATTGCCAATTCATTGCAGAACACCGTGCTGACAGTACGTATCCTATAGTTTCAGCCGCATCAATAATTGCTAAAGTCATCCGCGATACAGAGATTCAGCGGCTCCATGAGATCTATGGGGATTTTGGTTCCGGGTATCCCTCAGATCCAAAGACGATTGCTTTTGTTCGTTCAATTATTGCCTCTCAAGCCAAGTTGCCTCAAATTGTGAGGAAATCATGGAAGTCCATAGAACGGATTACTATGGCAGTACACGGTCACCAAGCAACCATTGAAGATTTCTAG
- a CDS encoding DUF1512 domain-containing protein, whose amino-acid sequence MQIGEPTDLSWILNILFLAFIMVFSLYGAKIQMWQWLKQIEAGLIELKRMAIESRQTAIDTFKKFGKDEKEVAEALDRWLDYFLITPVDLDPAGILQRLDHLLDERRDRFQEFVAEIAPEASAVMDQNLENTLEVAQVLSLIFRVVRHFYLLGKKTGSQILIMQIHMQMPDLLRIAKAYFDAIDAFSEGKPIGDGIGPLVVTQFAREYGATPESYVQEVGREVGYYKVEVEGRTVFVVRATGPGGTVGKPGFAIKNIVEQNNGQIARIITIDAALKLEGEDLGRVSEGTGAAIGDPGPEKHAIEDAATQNKIAIEAIVIKQDEAAAVGIMRKKILDAVPEVLERIKTAIRKRTKPGDKVILAGIGNTMGIGL is encoded by the coding sequence ATGCAAATCGGAGAACCTACAGACCTAAGTTGGATTTTAAATATCCTATTTCTCGCGTTTATAATGGTCTTCAGCCTATACGGAGCCAAGATTCAGATGTGGCAATGGCTGAAACAGATCGAGGCGGGACTAATAGAGCTCAAACGGATGGCAATCGAGTCTCGTCAAACTGCAATTGACACGTTCAAGAAATTCGGAAAAGATGAGAAAGAGGTGGCTGAGGCCCTCGATAGATGGCTAGACTACTTTCTGATTACCCCGGTCGATCTTGATCCTGCGGGAATCCTCCAGCGTCTTGATCATTTACTAGATGAGCGAAGAGACAGATTTCAAGAGTTTGTTGCAGAAATCGCACCAGAAGCAAGTGCCGTCATGGATCAGAATCTGGAAAATACGCTAGAAGTCGCCCAGGTACTCAGTCTTATCTTTAGAGTGGTCAGACACTTCTATCTTCTTGGTAAGAAGACAGGCAGTCAGATTCTCATTATGCAGATCCATATGCAGATGCCAGACTTGCTTCGTATTGCTAAGGCATACTTTGATGCGATCGATGCATTTTCTGAGGGAAAACCAATTGGTGATGGTATTGGCCCGCTTGTCGTAACACAGTTTGCACGAGAATATGGGGCAACCCCTGAGAGCTATGTCCAAGAGGTCGGACGAGAAGTAGGTTACTATAAGGTAGAGGTCGAAGGGAGAACAGTCTTTGTTGTTCGTGCCACAGGACCAGGGGGTACTGTAGGTAAACCCGGATTCGCTATCAAAAACATTGTAGAACAGAACAATGGACAAATAGCCCGAATTATTACAATTGATGCAGCCCTCAAGCTGGAAGGGGAAGATCTGGGTAGAGTTTCGGAGGGAACAGGCGCAGCAATTGGAGACCCCGGCCCCGAAAAACATGCTATTGAAGATGCAGCAACACAAAACAAGATTGCAATAGAAGCAATTGTGATCAAGCAAGATGAGGCAGCAGCGGTTGGAATCATGCGTAAGAAGATTCTTGATGCAGTCCCAGAGGTCTTGGAACGGATCAAGACTGCAATCAGGAAACGTACAAAACCCGGAGATAAGGTCATACTTGCGGGAATTGGAAATACTATGGGCATAGGTCTTTGA
- the map gene encoding type II methionyl aminopeptidase, producing the protein MTVKPHPSLLKAGRIAARVLSEACAMVHPKTKLISICAHVEKRTLDLGGRPAFPCNVSVNEVAAHYTSPKGDPSRIPDFGLVKIDVGVQVDGYIADTARTVDIDGTLEGMVSATNDALEEAIQIVRPGVTLGEISSHIEHVIKDYGLRPVKELSGHSIERFKLHAGKRIPNVKTRDSTTIQAGETIAIEPFATAGSHIVDSKNAYIFANTGRNVTLEGVTEKLRQHLRKRYGPFPFASRWIGTSHKAIDVPSELAKLLKAKVITAFPVLVEKKGRPVSQTEHTMFITDDGPIVTTRPT; encoded by the coding sequence ATGACCGTGAAACCACACCCCTCACTGCTTAAGGCTGGACGCATTGCTGCACGTGTTCTTAGTGAGGCATGTGCAATGGTCCACCCAAAGACGAAGCTGATCAGTATCTGTGCTCATGTTGAGAAACGTACACTCGACCTGGGTGGACGACCTGCCTTCCCGTGTAATGTTTCAGTCAATGAGGTGGCGGCTCATTACACTTCCCCCAAAGGCGATCCCTCTCGTATCCCCGATTTCGGACTAGTGAAGATTGATGTTGGTGTCCAAGTAGATGGTTATATTGCGGATACAGCCCGTACTGTTGACATTGATGGAACTCTTGAGGGTATGGTTTCAGCCACGAACGATGCACTTGAAGAGGCAATTCAAATTGTTCGGCCTGGCGTGACCTTAGGGGAAATTAGTTCCCACATTGAACATGTTATCAAGGACTACGGTCTTCGCCCCGTCAAGGAACTCTCAGGGCACAGTATCGAACGCTTCAAACTGCATGCCGGAAAGCGAATCCCCAATGTGAAGACTCGTGATTCTACAACCATTCAGGCTGGTGAAACTATTGCTATCGAGCCCTTTGCCACGGCCGGTTCCCATATTGTCGATAGTAAAAATGCCTACATCTTTGCAAATACCGGGCGTAATGTAACACTCGAGGGTGTGACCGAAAAATTGCGGCAGCACTTACGCAAGCGATATGGGCCTTTCCCGTTCGCCTCTCGCTGGATTGGTACTTCTCACAAGGCTATTGATGTACCCTCGGAGCTTGCTAAGCTACTCAAGGCGAAAGTTATTACTGCCTTTCCAGTCTTAGTTGAGAAAAAGGGGCGGCCGGTCAGTCAAACTGAACACACTATGTTCATTACAGATGACGGACCGATTGTGACAACACGACCCACCTAG
- the map gene encoding type II methionyl aminopeptidase, producing MQMKPHPDSIKAGKIAARVLSEVAKEAVPGVSVLKICTLAEQKLLEYGASGLAFPCNVSINEEAAHYTSPRGDTRVLPDSGLVKIDLGAHVNGFLSDTALTVDLDGSYERFIAASKDALDKAIETIRPGVRLGEIGAVIERTIRHHGLNPVYHLSGHQMTRWTLHAGKSVPNIGTADSTRVQAGQTYAIEPFSTDGSGAIMSGTGTYIYSNVMNDRHKLDRLSREFRDVLRRRFGTLPWASRWISSKKYDVDALIHTLALAGAIHGYPVLIESKRGMVSQFEHTIFVGPDGPVVTTQRDASSQIP from the coding sequence ATGCAGATGAAACCTCATCCCGATTCCATTAAGGCTGGCAAAATTGCTGCACGAGTCTTATCCGAGGTCGCAAAAGAAGCAGTTCCTGGTGTCAGTGTTCTAAAGATCTGTACGCTTGCCGAGCAAAAGCTGTTAGAATACGGCGCCAGTGGTCTTGCATTCCCATGTAATGTTTCTATTAACGAAGAGGCAGCTCACTATACAAGTCCACGTGGTGATACACGTGTCCTTCCTGATAGCGGATTAGTGAAGATTGATCTTGGGGCTCATGTCAATGGATTCCTCTCTGATACGGCTCTTACAGTTGATCTTGATGGCTCTTATGAACGGTTCATTGCGGCAAGTAAAGATGCTCTGGACAAGGCTATTGAAACGATTCGTCCGGGAGTACGATTAGGTGAGATTGGTGCAGTAATTGAACGCACCATCCGGCACCATGGCCTAAATCCAGTCTATCATCTATCTGGGCATCAGATGACACGCTGGACGCTTCACGCAGGTAAATCGGTTCCTAACATTGGAACCGCTGATAGTACCCGGGTACAGGCCGGGCAGACCTATGCGATCGAGCCATTCTCGACTGATGGATCCGGCGCCATTATGAGTGGGACTGGTACCTATATCTATTCAAACGTCATGAATGACCGCCACAAACTTGATCGACTCTCTCGTGAATTCAGGGATGTGCTTCGCAGACGTTTTGGGACTCTCCCCTGGGCATCACGTTGGATCTCGTCCAAGAAATATGATGTTGATGCATTAATTCATACGCTTGCACTTGCTGGGGCTATTCATGGATATCCTGTTCTCATCGAGAGCAAGCGTGGTATGGTCTCACAATTCGAGCATACGATCTTTGTTGGTCCTGATGGTCCGGTTGTGACAACACAACGTGATGCTTCTTCCCAAATTCCTTAA
- a CDS encoding metal-dependent hydrolase produces the protein MKFTYLGHAGFEIEADGKTVFVDPWLGAPTATLKVNDITNADIVLVTHDHGDHGYDEAVQICKKTGAFFVAINELAIQAKEDGVEKVHTLNIGGSVMIDNVRITLVQAFHSCGKGAPTGFVVTFPSGSFYHAGDTGVFASMELIRELYHPDVALLPIGGYYTMDVQQATLATKLLGPKYVIPMHYNTFPVINADPADLQKAVKEQQLGAEVKILTPGESTDLL, from the coding sequence ATGAAGTTCACATATCTAGGACATGCGGGATTCGAGATCGAGGCTGACGGAAAGACCGTCTTTGTGGATCCATGGCTGGGCGCACCAACTGCAACTCTAAAGGTGAATGATATCACTAACGCGGATATTGTCCTCGTCACACATGATCATGGCGATCATGGATACGATGAGGCCGTACAGATATGTAAGAAGACAGGGGCATTTTTTGTTGCAATCAATGAACTCGCAATCCAAGCCAAGGAGGACGGAGTGGAAAAAGTACATACCCTAAACATTGGAGGAAGTGTTATGATAGACAATGTCAGGATAACACTTGTACAGGCATTTCACTCCTGTGGAAAGGGGGCTCCAACAGGATTTGTTGTGACATTTCCAAGCGGCTCATTTTATCATGCAGGGGACACAGGAGTTTTTGCAAGTATGGAATTGATCAGGGAACTATATCACCCAGATGTTGCATTATTGCCAATTGGGGGATATTATACAATGGATGTTCAACAGGCAACACTTGCGACAAAACTTCTTGGGCCAAAATATGTAATACCCATGCATTACAATACATTCCCAGTAATCAATGCAGACCCGGCAGATCTTCAAAAGGCCGTTAAAGAACAACAACTTGGTGCCGAAGTCAAAATATTGACCCCTGGAGAGTCAACGGATCTGTTATGA